The following proteins are encoded in a genomic region of Deinococcus sp. YIM 134068:
- a CDS encoding site-specific DNA-methyltransferase, which yields MSQPVLLELPNEKSAYKDTAFASNKTLAVHRWVNWIAGFSSEFVQHALELHLPEPAPDQVVLDPFGGVGTAPLTAFLRGHSVVSYDINPFPVLVQRAKLKALRGVRPGELLAQVEAFGVHMAADRPPRSTVPPGFTSRTPFYSERVLVKVLRVWDFIYALGDEDLRDLFRVAFGATMVSYSNYSYEPSLGSRAAAGKPQIEDADVAQTMRDKLMEMHGDLVAAQGVPLDGQTAQVYQGSFMRSDLAANSVDLIVTSPPYLNNYHYLRNTRPHLYWLGFASKPKDLRYLELDNYGKYWQTVRDARYRTALIFESPWLQDLTAQLAGTQTDRGVYGGQGWANYATEYFNDTYRFLQKTHEVLRPGSKALIVVGNSIVKGINLPVDEVFTHVAGHFGFTRHDIHVVRDTRIGSSIVGTGLRVKGKGKLYEVVVELTK from the coding sequence GTGAGTCAGCCCGTCTTGCTTGAGCTGCCCAACGAGAAGTCGGCTTACAAAGACACGGCGTTCGCATCGAACAAGACGCTTGCTGTGCACCGCTGGGTGAACTGGATCGCCGGGTTCTCCTCGGAGTTCGTACAGCACGCCCTGGAGCTGCACCTGCCCGAACCCGCCCCGGACCAGGTGGTCCTCGATCCCTTCGGCGGCGTGGGAACAGCTCCCCTCACTGCCTTCTTGCGCGGCCATTCCGTCGTCTCCTACGACATCAATCCCTTTCCCGTCCTCGTGCAGCGGGCCAAGCTGAAAGCCCTGCGGGGAGTGAGGCCGGGTGAGCTTCTAGCACAGGTTGAGGCCTTTGGGGTGCACATGGCTGCGGACCGACCCCCCAGAAGCACGGTCCCGCCGGGCTTCACTTCCCGCACGCCCTTCTACAGCGAACGTGTCCTGGTCAAAGTGCTGCGTGTGTGGGACTTCATCTACGCCCTCGGGGACGAGGACCTCCGCGACCTGTTCCGGGTGGCTTTTGGGGCCACGATGGTCTCGTACTCTAATTACTCGTACGAGCCGTCGTTAGGGTCACGGGCCGCTGCGGGCAAGCCTCAGATAGAAGACGCCGATGTGGCCCAAACGATGCGCGACAAGCTGATGGAGATGCATGGCGACCTCGTGGCCGCTCAGGGAGTGCCGCTGGACGGCCAGACCGCACAGGTGTACCAAGGCTCGTTTATGCGCTCGGACCTTGCGGCCAATAGCGTCGATCTGATCGTGACTTCGCCGCCCTACCTCAACAATTATCACTACCTGCGAAACACGCGCCCTCACCTGTACTGGCTTGGCTTTGCCTCGAAGCCCAAAGACCTGCGTTACCTGGAACTCGACAACTACGGCAAATACTGGCAGACCGTGCGCGACGCCAGGTACCGAACAGCCTTGATCTTCGAGTCCCCATGGCTGCAAGACCTCACGGCGCAGTTGGCTGGGACCCAGACAGATCGTGGTGTGTACGGCGGGCAGGGGTGGGCGAACTACGCCACCGAGTATTTCAATGACACCTACCGGTTCTTGCAAAAGACCCATGAGGTACTTAGACCCGGCTCTAAGGCACTTATTGTCGTCGGAAATTCCATTGTGAAGGGCATCAATCTCCCCGTGGACGAAGTGTTCACCCATGTGGCCGGGCACTTCGGATTCACGAGGCATGATATTCACGTGGTCAGGGATACCCGCATCGGGTCGAGCATCGTTGGGACCGGGTTGCGAGTGAAAGGCAAGGGCAAGCTGTATGAGGTCGTGGTGGAGTTGACGAAGTAG
- a CDS encoding Eco29kI family restriction endonuclease, which translates to MIRKFVVPENLEADLLAFYEAQEVYPLRHLEQMRGELGLLLGAYALFYTGPFDLYAPVVAANQQGFIQPLYIGKAVPKGDRTGESAKKAVLENSLHKRLYEHTRSISQAENLDVADFSFRVVPTTLHLSAWVESVLISQFVPAWNRHIDGFGNHDPGSGRYNQRRSVWDQIHPGRSWASRMANLALYDLAELRERISARHHAREVRLEEDLEQMSEQ; encoded by the coding sequence GTGATTCGCAAGTTCGTCGTGCCCGAGAACCTGGAGGCCGACCTCCTGGCGTTCTATGAGGCGCAGGAGGTCTACCCTCTTCGTCATTTGGAGCAGATGCGGGGGGAACTCGGGCTGTTACTCGGGGCATACGCTCTGTTCTACACCGGGCCATTCGACCTGTACGCTCCCGTTGTCGCGGCCAACCAGCAGGGCTTCATTCAGCCCCTTTACATCGGGAAGGCCGTGCCCAAGGGGGACCGCACTGGGGAAAGCGCGAAGAAGGCCGTTTTGGAGAACAGTTTGCACAAGCGGCTATACGAGCACACCCGCTCGATCAGTCAAGCTGAGAATCTCGACGTAGCGGACTTCTCCTTCAGGGTGGTTCCAACCACACTGCACCTCTCGGCCTGGGTAGAAAGCGTCCTGATCAGCCAGTTCGTTCCGGCATGGAATCGTCACATCGACGGTTTCGGCAACCACGACCCCGGCAGCGGGCGCTACAACCAAAGGCGCTCGGTGTGGGACCAGATTCACCCAGGCCGCTCGTGGGCAAGCCGGATGGCGAACCTCGCCCTCTACGATTTGGCCGAGTTGCGGGAGCGCATTAGTGCTCGCCACCATGCACGGGAGGTCAGGCTGGAGGAAGACCTAGAGCAGATGTCGGAGCAGTAG